The Plectropomus leopardus isolate mb chromosome 15, YSFRI_Pleo_2.0, whole genome shotgun sequence genome has a segment encoding these proteins:
- the si:dkey-191g9.5 gene encoding rap1 GTPase-GDP dissociation stimulator 1 has product MTETDTLSEALKAISVSTELIEEELKPHLDTVLAALLEKKKDAAVEIARSGILPTLAQALRSKSSLSCQVALVVAEMAREAAVREPCIKAGLVKVLVPHLNCNDEEMLLNTGRAIGRICFDNSYQQDQLVQNGVIPRLVSIIREYPENDPLVNVCLLALCNLADMDSARDALAEQDVADVLTLQLKRAADAERRHVILEILGSLGESDALKLQFAESGVPEALSEMIRRLQGGSDPHDLCSIKIASNLIVSLLLGDESMQKCFGEGTGLVYQDVLSWLQSSNTQLQLSGALAIANFARNDSNCVKMLDLGVVPHILTLLEQHVDEGDVSVQHAGLSALRNLAIPATNKVRMLDDGVTERIKTLLRSDMPPVQFKLLGTLRMMVDGQEEAALVLGRDAELLARVMEWCQAKDHAGVRGEASRLLAAFIRHSRSPEVVHAVAKADGVRHLISMATSEHVIMQNEALVALAIGSAIDIECMKDPFKEAELLPMLKKMLEDPVGAVEVKFSALGLICSLANSSVMKDELNSVNMKESLSKLTDHSSSKLASQAGSILTTLSDTR; this is encoded by the exons ataCTCTGAGCGAGGCACTGAAGGCCATCAGTGTGAGTACAGAGCTGATCGAGGAGGAGCTCAAGCCACATTTGGACACAGTGCTGGCTGCTCTGTTGGAAAAAA AGAAGGATGCTGCTGTGGAGATCGCCAGAAGTGGGATTCTGCCCACGCTGGCTCAGGCCTTACGGAGTAAAAGCAGCCTGAGCTGCCAGGTGGCTCTGGTGGTGGCAGAGATGGCAAGAGAAG ctgcagTCAGGGAGCCGTGCATCAAAGCAGGCCTGGTGAAGGTCCTGGTTCCCCATCTGAACTGCAATGACGAGGAGATGCTGCTAAACACTGGCAGGGCCATCGGACGCATCTGCTTTGACAACT CATACCAACAGGACCAGTTAGTCCAGAATGGTGTAATCCCCAGACTGGTGTCCATTATAAGAGAGTATCCAGAGAACGACCCGCTGGTCAACGTCTGCCTGCTGGCCCTCTGTAACCTTGCTGACATGG ACTCTGCGAGGGACGCCCTGGCAGAACAAGATGTGGCAGATGTCCTGACGTTACAGCTGAAGCGGGCAGCTGATGCCGAGCGCCGACATGTCATCCTGGAAATCCTTGGCTCGCTGGGCGAGAGTG ATGCGCTGAAGCTGCAGTTTGCAGAGTCAGGAGTACCAGAGGCTTTATCTGAGATGATCCGGCGTCTGCAGGGAGGTTCTGACCCCCATGACCTCTGCAGCATCAAGATCGCCTCCAACCTCATCGTGTCCCTGCTCTTGGGAG atgaaTCTATGCAGAAGTGTTTTGGAGAGGGAACAGGTCTGGTGTATCAGGACGTTCTGTCTTGGCTGCAGAGCTCCAACACCCAGCTGCAGCTGTCCGGAGCCCTCGCCATCGCCAACTTCGCCAGGAATG acagtAACTGTGTAAAGATGCTGGACCTTGGTGTGGTTCCTCACATCCTGACCCTGCTGGAGCAGCATGTGGACGAAGGAGACGTGTCTGTTCAACATGCTGGACTGAGCGCACTCAGAAACCTCGCCATTCCTG CTACCAACAAAGTGCGGATGCTGGATGACGGGGTGACTGAGAGGATAAAGACCCTGCTGCGCTCCGACATGCCACCAGTTCAGTTCAAACTGCTGGGGACACTACGTATGATGGTGGATGGACAAG aAGAGGCAGCGTTGGTGCTGGGGAGAGATGCAGAACTGCTGGCTCGGGTCATGGAGTGGTGTCAAGCTAAAGACCACGCAGGAGTCCGAGGAGAAGCCAGTCGCCTCCTGGCCGCCTTCATCAGACACAGCCGCAGCCCT GAAGTTGTCCATGCTGTAGCCAAAGCAGACGGGGTTCGGCACCTTATCTCCATGGCAACAAGTGAACATGTCATCATGCAGAATGAGGCCCTGGTTGCCCTGGCCATAGGATCTGCCATTGACATTG AATGTATGAAGGATCCATTCAAGGAGGCAGAGCTGTTGCCCATGCTAAAGAAGATGTTGGAGGATCCTGTGGGGGCGGTCGAAGTCAAGTTCAGTGCTTTAGGTCTCATCTGCAGCCTAGCTAACTCCA GTGTGATGAAGGACGAGTTGAACTCTGTGAACATGAAGGAAAGCCTCAGTAAACTGACGGATCACAGCAGCAGTAAACTTGCCTCACAGGCCGGCTCCATTCTGACCACTCTCAGTGACACCAGATAA